One window of Pseudomonas sp. ML2-2023-3 genomic DNA carries:
- a CDS encoding ABC transporter substrate-binding protein, whose protein sequence is MKRLPLRTAIAVALLSTAVSVSAKNLVVCTEASPEGFDIVQFTTAVSADASAETILNRLADFAPGTTDVEPALAERWDISPDGLEYTFHLRPGVKFHTTDYFKPTRTLNADDVVWSFQRQLDPNHPWHKLSLVGYPYFESMGFKDLLKSVEKIDDLTVKVTLNHPEAPFLRDVAMPFMSIYSAEYADQLLKSGKTADLNTKPIGTGPFIFVRYNKDAQVRFKANPEYFRGKPPSDALIFAITTDNNVRLQKLKANECQIALYPKPDDVKNIRKDPNLKVDELAALMTSYIAMNSSHKYLNDVRVRKAIDMAFDKQTYLNTVHGEGNALIAINPYPPTMLGYNTTIQSPPRDLDKARALLKEAGVPEGTVLTLFTRNGGGPTNPNPMLGAQLLQSDLAKIGLKLDIRVMEWGEMLKRAKNGEHDLVSTGWGGDNGDPDNFLTPLLSCEAAKNGENYSRWCNEDFEALITKARSITEPSQRAELYQQAQVIFNQDQPWINVTHPMLFTAMRKNVEGYTLSPLTNNNFATTQVK, encoded by the coding sequence ATGAAAAGACTCCCGCTACGCACCGCCATCGCTGTGGCACTGCTGAGTACAGCAGTCAGTGTTTCGGCCAAAAATCTGGTGGTCTGCACCGAAGCCAGCCCTGAAGGGTTCGACATCGTCCAATTCACCACCGCCGTTTCCGCCGATGCGTCGGCTGAAACCATCCTCAACCGCCTGGCCGACTTTGCACCCGGCACCACGGATGTGGAACCTGCCCTGGCCGAACGCTGGGACATCAGCCCGGACGGGCTTGAATACACGTTTCACCTGCGCCCCGGCGTCAAGTTTCACACCACCGACTATTTCAAACCGACCCGAACCCTCAACGCCGACGACGTGGTCTGGAGTTTCCAGCGCCAGCTGGACCCGAACCACCCGTGGCACAAACTCTCGTTGGTCGGTTACCCCTACTTTGAAAGCATGGGCTTCAAGGACCTGCTCAAAAGCGTCGAGAAAATTGACGACCTGACGGTAAAAGTTACCCTCAACCACCCTGAAGCACCGTTCCTGCGCGACGTGGCAATGCCCTTTATGTCCATCTATTCCGCTGAGTACGCCGACCAGTTGCTCAAGTCCGGCAAAACCGCCGACCTGAACACCAAGCCCATCGGCACCGGCCCGTTTATTTTCGTGCGCTACAACAAAGATGCCCAGGTACGCTTCAAGGCCAATCCGGAGTACTTTCGCGGCAAGCCACCGAGTGATGCCCTGATCTTCGCCATCACCACCGACAACAACGTGCGCCTGCAAAAACTCAAGGCCAACGAATGCCAGATCGCGTTGTACCCCAAGCCCGATGACGTCAAAAACATCCGCAAAGACCCTAACCTCAAGGTCGATGAACTGGCAGCCCTGATGACCAGCTACATCGCCATGAACTCCAGCCACAAGTACCTGAACGATGTGCGCGTGCGCAAAGCCATCGACATGGCCTTCGACAAGCAAACGTACCTCAACACCGTGCACGGCGAAGGCAATGCACTGATTGCGATCAACCCGTACCCGCCCACCATGCTGGGCTACAACACCACTATTCAAAGCCCGCCCCGGGACCTGGACAAGGCTCGCGCACTGCTCAAGGAAGCGGGCGTGCCCGAGGGCACGGTGCTGACCCTGTTCACCCGTAACGGCGGCGGACCGACCAATCCCAACCCGATGCTGGGCGCGCAGTTGTTACAGTCCGACCTGGCAAAGATCGGTCTGAAACTGGATATCCGGGTCATGGAGTGGGGCGAAATGCTCAAGCGCGCCAAAAATGGCGAACATGATCTGGTCTCGACCGGCTGGGGCGGCGACAACGGCGACCCGGACAATTTCCTGACCCCGTTGCTCAGCTGCGAGGCCGCCAAAAACGGCGAGAACTACTCACGCTGGTGCAACGAGGATTTCGAAGCCCTGATCACCAAGGCCCGCAGCATCACTGAACCCTCGCAACGCGCAGAACTCTATCAACAGGCACAGGTGATTTTTAATCAGGATCAACCCTGGATAAACGTAACCCATCCTATGCTGTTTACTGCGATGCGCAAAAATGTCGAGGGCTATACCCTGAGCCCCCTGACCAACAACAACTTCGCCACCACCCAGGTGAAGTAG
- a CDS encoding ABC transporter substrate-binding protein: MGNPLVLSVLLSAGVLAGSPIASAANSLVFCSEGSPAGFDTAQYTTATDNDAAEPIYNRLAEFEKGGTAAGPALAKSWDVSEDGLTWTFHLRDDVKFHTTKWFTPTRNFNADDVLFTFNRMLNPDHPFRKAYPTEFPYFTGMSLDKNIASVEKTDPQTVVMKLNSVDAAFIQNLAMSFAAILSAEYADQLLKTGKPSDINQKPVGTGPYVFQRYQKDSNIRYAANKDYWNPSQVKLDNLIFSISVDASARMQKLRKNECQVSLNPRPADVAGLKADPKLQVIEKPGFNLGYIAYNVQHKPFDQLEVRQALDMAVNKDEILKAVYQGAGQKAVNAMPPTQWSYDETITDAPYNPEKAKELLKAAGVKDGTEITLWAMPVQRPYNPNAKLMAEMLQSDWAKIGLKVKIVSYEWGEYIKRTKNGEHDISLIGWTGDNGDPDNWLGTLYSCDAIGGNNYSMWCNKEYDTLVKNAKVITDRDQRTVLYKQAQQLLKQQVPITPIAHSTVNQPLSVKVEGFQVSPFGRNAFSGVSLKD; this comes from the coding sequence ATGGGCAACCCTCTGGTTTTATCTGTATTACTCAGTGCTGGCGTACTTGCCGGCAGCCCGATCGCAAGCGCCGCCAACAGCCTGGTGTTTTGTTCCGAAGGCAGCCCGGCCGGCTTTGATACCGCGCAGTACACCACGGCTACCGATAACGACGCGGCCGAACCCATCTACAACCGCCTCGCCGAATTCGAAAAAGGCGGCACCGCCGCAGGCCCGGCCCTGGCAAAAAGCTGGGATGTGTCTGAAGACGGTCTGACCTGGACGTTCCACCTGCGCGACGATGTGAAGTTCCACACCACCAAGTGGTTCACCCCGACCCGCAACTTCAACGCCGATGACGTGCTCTTCACCTTCAACCGCATGCTCAACCCCGACCACCCGTTCCGTAAGGCCTACCCGACCGAATTCCCGTATTTCACCGGGATGAGCCTGGACAAGAACATCGCCAGCGTCGAAAAAACCGACCCGCAGACCGTGGTCATGAAACTCAACTCGGTCGACGCCGCCTTTATTCAAAACCTGGCCATGAGCTTCGCCGCCATCCTGTCGGCCGAGTACGCCGACCAGTTGCTCAAGACCGGCAAGCCCAGCGATATCAACCAGAAACCCGTCGGCACCGGTCCGTACGTGTTCCAGCGCTATCAAAAAGACTCCAACATCCGTTACGCCGCCAACAAGGACTACTGGAACCCAAGCCAGGTCAAGCTCGACAACCTGATCTTCTCGATCAGCGTCGACGCCTCGGCGCGCATGCAAAAGCTGCGTAAAAACGAGTGCCAGGTCTCACTGAACCCGCGTCCTGCCGACGTTGCCGGCCTCAAGGCCGACCCGAAATTGCAGGTCATCGAAAAGCCCGGTTTCAACCTTGGCTACATTGCCTACAACGTCCAGCACAAACCGTTCGATCAGCTAGAGGTGCGTCAGGCACTGGACATGGCCGTCAACAAGGACGAGATCCTCAAGGCCGTCTACCAGGGCGCTGGCCAGAAAGCGGTCAACGCCATGCCGCCAACGCAGTGGTCCTACGATGAGACCATCACCGACGCCCCCTACAATCCCGAAAAAGCCAAAGAACTGCTCAAGGCAGCCGGGGTCAAGGACGGCACTGAAATCACCCTGTGGGCCATGCCCGTACAGCGCCCTTACAACCCGAACGCCAAGCTCATGGCCGAAATGCTCCAGTCGGACTGGGCCAAAATCGGGCTCAAGGTCAAGATCGTCAGCTATGAGTGGGGCGAGTACATCAAGCGCACCAAGAACGGCGAGCATGACATCAGCCTGATTGGCTGGACGGGCGACAACGGTGACCCGGACAACTGGCTCGGCACGCTGTACAGCTGCGACGCGATCGGCGGCAACAACTACTCCATGTGGTGCAACAAGGAGTACGACACGCTGGTCAAGAACGCCAAGGTCATCACCGATCGCGACCAGCGTACGGTGCTCTACAAACAGGCCCAGCAGTTGCTCAAGCAACAGGTGCCGATCACTCCCATTGCGCACTCCACGGTCAACCAGCCGCTGAGTGTCAAGGTCGAAGGTTTCCAGGTCAGTCCCTTTGGGCGTAACGCGTTCTCAGGCGTCAGCCTCAAGGACTAA
- a CDS encoding OprD family porin — translation MKLTSSALLALSISSLTAMVNADEFMPTELKATSAQSETKGFLEDQTLGGTTRNWYANELKRRDDRFSYNNHGTRESTPRRINWVQGTILNYTSGFTEGTVGFSTQVAAYNAVALDRDAKDIAGPNNRTLTHSDGDAVGQWSKLGLANLSARISNTTLTVGRQNFSSPTIDVIGNRALPSSFQGVGLHSEEFNNLSFDAGSFDRVSPRTEASLSKFRSEYGATGAETDRASVAGLNYQPLKNLKTTLYATHVEDFWNQYYFGAVHDMGDNATLGLNTNFNYYKTLDTGSKALGNINNDTFSLAFGLSHLAHTLTLSYQQVSGDEYFDYLHETNGIYLANSLLSDFNGPNEKSLQLAYSINMAQYGIPGLKFNAYHARGWDIDGTKYTGTAYDVKNMDGETHYEYSVGTSYAIQSGPLKATAIRATYTTHRASKNQSDGNINEFRVVTTIPFNIL, via the coding sequence ATGAAACTTACCAGCAGCGCGTTGTTAGCCTTGTCCATCAGCAGCCTCACCGCGATGGTCAATGCCGATGAATTCATGCCCACCGAATTGAAAGCCACCAGTGCTCAAAGCGAGACCAAGGGCTTTCTCGAAGATCAGACTCTGGGCGGCACCACCCGCAACTGGTACGCCAATGAGCTCAAGCGTCGCGATGATCGCTTCAGCTACAACAACCACGGCACCCGTGAATCCACCCCGCGCCGGATCAACTGGGTACAGGGCACGATCCTCAACTACACCTCGGGTTTCACAGAAGGCACCGTCGGTTTCAGCACCCAAGTGGCGGCTTACAACGCGGTAGCACTGGACCGCGACGCCAAGGACATTGCCGGGCCAAACAACCGGACCCTGACCCACAGCGATGGCGATGCCGTTGGCCAGTGGAGCAAGTTGGGCCTGGCCAATCTCAGCGCCCGCATCTCCAACACCACGCTGACCGTAGGCCGACAGAACTTCAGCAGCCCGACCATCGATGTGATCGGCAACCGTGCACTGCCCTCAAGCTTTCAAGGGGTGGGTTTGCACAGCGAAGAGTTCAACAACCTGTCCTTCGATGCCGGTTCCTTTGACCGCGTGTCCCCGCGTACCGAAGCCAGCCTGAGCAAGTTTCGCAGCGAATACGGCGCAACCGGGGCGGAGACTGACCGCGCCAGCGTTGCCGGCCTCAACTACCAGCCGCTCAAAAACCTGAAGACCACGCTGTACGCCACCCACGTTGAAGACTTCTGGAACCAGTACTACTTCGGTGCAGTACACGACATGGGCGACAACGCCACCCTGGGCCTGAACACCAACTTCAACTACTACAAGACCCTCGACACCGGCAGCAAGGCCCTGGGCAATATCAACAACGACACCTTCAGCCTGGCCTTCGGCCTGAGCCACCTGGCTCACACCCTGACACTGTCGTATCAGCAAGTCAGCGGCGACGAGTACTTCGACTACCTGCACGAAACCAACGGCATTTACCTGGCCAACTCCCTGCTCTCGGACTTCAACGGCCCGAACGAGAAGTCCCTGCAACTGGCCTACAGCATCAACATGGCGCAGTACGGGATTCCGGGCCTGAAGTTCAACGCCTACCACGCTCGCGGTTGGGACATTGACGGCACCAAGTACACGGGCACCGCCTACGACGTGAAGAACATGGACGGCGAAACCCATTACGAGTACAGCGTTGGCACGTCCTATGCAATCCAGAGTGGCCCACTCAAAGCCACTGCGATTCGCGCCACGTACACCACGCACCGCGCCAGCAAAAATCAGTCTGACGGCAACATCAACGAGTTCCGCGTGGTCACCACCATTCCGTTCAACATTCTGTAA
- a CDS encoding ABC transporter substrate-binding protein, with product MFKHAVIPFLVGASLLASAPFAHAATNLVFCSEGSPAGFDAGQYTTGTDFDASAETMFNRLSQFERGGTKVEPGLATSWDVSPDNLTWTFHLRDGVKFHTTPYFKPTRDFNADDVLFTFNRMLDINQPFRKAYPTEFPYFTDMGMDKNIAKVEKIDDKTVRFTLNTVDAAFIQNLAMSFASIQSAEYADKLLKEGKPADINQKPIGTGPFVFKSYQKDSNIRYTGNKDYWKPEDVKIDNLIFAITTDPSVRIQKLKKNECQVTLFPRPADLKALGEDPNLKMPHQAGFNLGYIAYNVMDKIKGSNEPNPMAQLKVRQAMDMSVNKQQIIDSVYQGAGQLAVGAMPPTQWSYDTSIKDAPFDPVKAKELLKEAGIKEGTEVTLWAMPVQRPYNPNAKLMAEMLQSDWSKIGLKAKIMSYEWGEYIKRSKGGENGAMLIGWSGDNGDPDNWLGTLFGCDSLEGNNFSKWCDPEFDKLVKAAKATTDVAERTKLYQQAQQRLKSQVPMTPIAHSTVYQPMRKNVEDFKISPFGLNSFYGVSVGK from the coding sequence CGAAACCATGTTCAACCGCCTGAGCCAGTTTGAACGTGGCGGCACCAAGGTTGAGCCCGGCCTGGCAACCAGCTGGGATGTCTCGCCCGACAACCTGACATGGACCTTCCATCTGCGTGATGGCGTCAAGTTCCACACCACGCCGTACTTCAAGCCAACCCGCGACTTCAATGCCGACGACGTGCTCTTCACCTTCAACCGCATGCTCGACATCAACCAGCCGTTCCGTAAGGCCTACCCCACCGAATTCCCTTATTTCACCGACATGGGCATGGATAAAAACATCGCCAAGGTGGAAAAGATCGATGACAAGACCGTTCGCTTCACTCTGAATACGGTCGATGCCGCGTTTATCCAGAACCTGGCCATGAGCTTCGCTTCCATCCAGTCCGCCGAGTACGCCGACAAGCTGCTCAAGGAAGGCAAGCCTGCCGATATCAACCAGAAGCCGATCGGCACCGGACCGTTTGTATTCAAGAGCTACCAGAAAGACTCGAACATCCGTTACACCGGCAACAAGGACTACTGGAAGCCTGAAGACGTCAAGATCGACAACCTGATCTTCGCCATCACCACCGACCCGTCGGTGCGCATCCAGAAGCTCAAGAAGAACGAGTGCCAGGTCACCCTCTTCCCGCGCCCGGCTGACCTCAAGGCCCTTGGCGAAGATCCGAACCTGAAGATGCCCCACCAGGCAGGCTTCAACCTGGGTTACATCGCCTACAACGTGATGGACAAGATCAAGGGCAGCAACGAACCCAACCCGATGGCCCAGCTCAAGGTCCGTCAGGCAATGGACATGTCGGTCAACAAGCAGCAAATCATCGACTCTGTGTATCAGGGCGCAGGCCAGCTGGCCGTTGGCGCCATGCCGCCGACCCAATGGTCCTATGACACCAGCATCAAGGACGCACCGTTCGACCCGGTAAAAGCCAAGGAACTGCTCAAGGAAGCAGGGATCAAGGAGGGCACCGAAGTCACCCTGTGGGCCATGCCGGTTCAACGCCCGTACAACCCCAATGCCAAGCTGATGGCTGAAATGCTCCAGTCGGACTGGAGCAAGATCGGCCTCAAGGCCAAGATCATGAGCTACGAATGGGGCGAGTACATCAAGCGTTCCAAAGGCGGTGAGAACGGCGCGATGCTGATTGGCTGGAGCGGCGACAACGGCGACCCGGACAACTGGCTCGGCACCCTGTTTGGCTGCGACTCACTGGAAGGCAACAACTTCTCCAAGTGGTGTGACCCCGAGTTCGACAAGCTGGTGAAGGCCGCCAAGGCCACCACCGATGTTGCTGAGCGCACAAAACTGTATCAACAGGCGCAGCAACGACTCAAAAGCCAGGTTCCGATGACACCCATCGCACACTCGACGGTGTATCAACCCATGCGCAAGAACGTAGAGGACTTCAAGATCAGCCCGTTTGGCCTGAACTCCTTCTACGGGGTCAGCGTCGGCAAATAA